From Cecembia calidifontis, one genomic window encodes:
- a CDS encoding winged helix-turn-helix domain-containing protein codes for MTGELKGNYDKAFENVTRLRIMSILMVNEQYDFNSFKELLEVTDGNLASHLRYLEKQEYIQVEKSFVGRKPLTNYKATDLGRMAFQQHLEFLENLIHQNKP; via the coding sequence ATGACCGGTGAATTGAAGGGCAATTACGATAAGGCATTTGAAAATGTCACTAGGCTCCGCATCATGTCTATTCTTATGGTCAATGAGCAATATGACTTCAATTCCTTCAAGGAATTGCTGGAAGTCACCGATGGTAACCTGGCTTCTCACTTACGCTATTTGGAAAAACAGGAATATATTCAAGTCGAAAAATCATTTGTCGGAAGAAAACCACTGACCAATTACAAAGCCACTGACTTAGGACGAATGGCTTTTCAGCAGCACCTGGAATTCCTTGAAAACCTGATCCATCAAAACAAACCGTAA
- a CDS encoding IS1380 family transposase, with amino-acid sequence MKITNSTEKITPFGGFNFVFNSFKNSGLPELIDNQLGVRALRGGFSYSDIFANHMAIFFNGGDCTEDINVHLRDALEQVPSFSVCSADTILRGIKELAVDTELFINPSSGVSHEFNINGKLNSLLLKSACKTGLLKSGVAYDLDYDNTVIPTEKYDSKKTYKHVYGYQPGVASIAHPEFSQAIPVYVEGRNGNSQAKYLQADTLTRMFGQLTNENIRIGRFRADSASYQEEVLRTLEAHTESFYIRANRCAKLDNILGSIAPEKWQKIRLGVQEMEVTDLSDYKPFGKDRSYRLVITRIRRKDGQADVFSGDAFTYRAILTNEHTSSNEAVVRFYNARGASERLFDVLNNDFGWSKLPCSFLAENTSFMLMTAMYANFYTYIIGEYSRKVDWLKPTDRLKKFIFRFITVSAKWIRTGRREVLKLFTSKDYKPILN; translated from the coding sequence ATGAAAATTACGAATTCGACAGAAAAAATCACACCTTTCGGAGGTTTTAATTTTGTTTTTAACTCTTTCAAAAATTCTGGTCTCCCAGAACTCATTGATAATCAATTGGGGGTTAGAGCCTTAAGGGGAGGGTTTTCATACAGTGACATTTTCGCCAATCATATGGCTATTTTCTTTAATGGTGGCGACTGTACTGAAGATATCAATGTTCACTTGAGAGACGCACTTGAACAGGTCCCTTCATTTTCAGTATGCAGTGCCGATACAATTCTGAGAGGTATCAAAGAGCTTGCTGTTGATACAGAACTCTTTATAAATCCGTCCAGTGGAGTAAGCCATGAATTTAATATCAATGGAAAACTCAACAGCTTGTTGTTAAAATCAGCTTGTAAGACCGGATTACTCAAGTCAGGTGTTGCTTACGACCTCGATTATGACAACACCGTCATTCCAACTGAAAAGTACGATTCAAAAAAGACATATAAACACGTCTATGGATATCAGCCAGGTGTAGCTTCCATAGCACATCCTGAATTTTCACAGGCCATTCCTGTGTACGTAGAGGGCAGAAATGGCAACAGTCAGGCCAAATATTTGCAGGCTGATACACTTACACGCATGTTTGGGCAGCTTACCAATGAAAATATCCGTATCGGAAGGTTCAGAGCCGATTCAGCATCCTATCAGGAAGAAGTTCTCCGCACACTGGAAGCACATACCGAAAGCTTTTATATACGGGCAAACAGATGTGCCAAACTGGATAATATCCTTGGAAGTATAGCCCCTGAGAAGTGGCAGAAAATACGTTTGGGTGTACAGGAAATGGAAGTTACTGACCTATCCGACTACAAACCTTTCGGTAAAGACAGGTCTTACAGGCTGGTCATTACCAGAATCAGGCGTAAAGACGGGCAGGCAGATGTGTTTAGTGGAGATGCATTTACTTACAGGGCTATTCTGACCAATGAACATACATCGTCCAATGAAGCTGTTGTAAGGTTTTATAACGCCCGGGGTGCAAGCGAACGCTTGTTTGATGTACTCAACAATGACTTTGGCTGGTCTAAGTTGCCCTGTTCGTTCCTTGCAGAGAATACCTCCTTTATGCTTATGACGGCTATGTATGCCAATTTTTACACCTATATCATTGGAGAGTATTCCAGAAAAGTTGATTGGCTTAAGCCTACCGACAGGCTCAAGAAGTTTATCTTCAGATTTATCACTGTTTCAGCCAAGTGGATAAGAACGGGAAGAAGAGAAGTGCTCAAACTGTTCACGAGTAAGGATTACAAGCCGATTTTGAACTAA
- a CDS encoding type B 50S ribosomal protein L31, with protein sequence MKKDIHPNYRDVVFYDTSSEYKFLTKSTIETNETIVWEDGKEYPVYKIEVSSNSHPFYTGKKMILDTAGRVEKFNRRYAKK encoded by the coding sequence ATGAAAAAAGACATTCATCCTAACTACAGAGACGTCGTATTTTACGATACCTCCAGTGAGTATAAGTTCTTGACCAAGTCTACTATCGAGACTAACGAGACTATCGTATGGGAAGACGGTAAGGAGTATCCTGTATATAAGATTGAAGTTTCATCTAACTCTCACCCTTTCTACACCGGTAAGAAGATGATCTTGGATACTGCTGGTAGGGTTGAGAAATTCAACAGAAGATACGCTAAGAAATAA
- a CDS encoding GlmU family protein, with protein sequence MDNLILFDDPAIRGALLPFTFTRPVADIRIGILKISEKWERYSGIKPGYLTQDYLSVKFPKNEGPALMVNGAVCPNPKLWASIQALNPGEALYYGQNILLAVHADQPAVFQPDKTKNLPQIEFKDELVVIQKSWHIFQFNGEQIRADYKLLTAGRTSQKCPDPHTILYNESDIFIEEGAKIKAAVLNAEGGPIYIGKNTEVQEGSLIRGPFALCEGSTVNMGAKMRGDTTIGPHCKVGGEVSNAVIFGYSNKGHEGFLGNAVLGEWCNMGADSNNSNLKNNYAQVKIWDYTKGGFTNTGLQFCGLMMGDHSKCGINTMFNTGTVVGVGANIFGDGFPRNFIPSFAWGGAAGFSTFQLKKFEETAIAVMKRRGMEFNEVEKEIIQKVFELTRHYRIWDKEA encoded by the coding sequence ATGGACAATCTGATTTTATTCGATGACCCCGCCATACGGGGTGCTTTGCTGCCTTTTACTTTTACCAGGCCGGTGGCCGACATCAGGATAGGGATTCTTAAAATCTCCGAAAAATGGGAGAGATACAGTGGTATCAAACCAGGCTATCTGACACAGGACTACTTATCAGTCAAATTCCCAAAAAATGAAGGGCCGGCACTCATGGTCAATGGGGCTGTTTGCCCCAACCCAAAACTTTGGGCGTCCATTCAGGCCTTGAATCCCGGAGAAGCACTTTATTATGGTCAAAACATTTTGCTGGCTGTGCATGCTGATCAACCGGCTGTTTTTCAGCCCGATAAAACTAAAAACTTACCCCAGATAGAATTTAAGGATGAGTTGGTAGTCATACAGAAAAGCTGGCATATTTTCCAGTTCAATGGAGAGCAAATCCGTGCAGATTATAAGCTGCTCACCGCAGGCAGGACTTCCCAAAAGTGTCCTGACCCGCATACCATTTTATATAATGAGTCCGATATTTTTATTGAGGAAGGGGCCAAAATCAAAGCTGCCGTTCTGAATGCAGAAGGAGGGCCTATTTATATCGGGAAAAACACTGAAGTTCAGGAGGGATCACTTATCCGGGGGCCTTTTGCCCTTTGTGAAGGTTCCACTGTCAACATGGGGGCTAAGATGCGGGGCGATACCACCATTGGTCCTCATTGCAAAGTTGGCGGGGAAGTGTCAAATGCTGTCATTTTTGGATACAGCAACAAAGGGCATGAAGGGTTTTTGGGAAATGCTGTATTAGGGGAGTGGTGTAATATGGGGGCAGATTCCAATAATTCCAATCTGAAAAATAATTACGCCCAGGTCAAAATCTGGGATTACACCAAAGGAGGATTTACCAACACAGGCTTGCAGTTCTGTGGCCTGATGATGGGTGACCATTCCAAATGCGGGATCAATACCATGTTCAATACAGGAACTGTGGTCGGGGTAGGAGCCAATATTTTTGGGGATGGTTTCCCAAGGAATTTTATCCCCTCATTTGCGTGGGGAGGTGCTGCGGGATTCAGTACTTTCCAATTGAAAAAGTTTGAAGAAACAGCCATAGCTGTAATGAAGCGCAGGGGAATGGAATTCAATGAAGTTGAAAAAGAAATTATCCAAAAGGTTTTTGAATTGACCAGGCATTACCGAATTTGGGACAAAGAGGCTTGA
- a CDS encoding ATP-binding protein — translation MLFSSIPGLEEVKQKIILAVRNNHLAHALLFHGPEGSANLKMALALATYLHCENPKEEDACGVCPSCQKMSKLVHPDMNFAFPMPGTGDAKEEDEDKKKVDFVGAFRNFAINNPYGNVSDWIYQNDFEKKQLNISKGAARQIIKTLSLKSFEGGYKIMLIWSPEYMHVNAANALLKILEEPPEKTMFFLVTSHPEQLLTTILSRTQKIMVRAFTDEEIMSHLVNEGFCSREVAAQIAPLADGNLREAYRMIDQVEDENTTMIRDWFRACYSLQVNDILSFVEKFSSKDKEAQKSLLLSGINVIREVMLDKSQLPDLMRSVEKDRDFIHKLGVHVMDEEKLMRVYELLNQAHYHLERNANARVLFTDLSFKITRAMKPLQTA, via the coding sequence ATGTTATTTTCCTCCATACCGGGACTTGAAGAAGTAAAACAAAAAATTATTCTGGCTGTTCGGAATAACCATTTGGCGCATGCACTCCTGTTTCACGGACCAGAAGGATCGGCTAACCTCAAAATGGCATTGGCCCTAGCTACTTATCTCCATTGCGAAAATCCTAAAGAAGAGGATGCCTGTGGTGTTTGTCCTTCTTGCCAAAAAATGAGCAAGTTGGTTCATCCGGACATGAACTTTGCTTTTCCAATGCCGGGAACAGGGGATGCAAAAGAAGAGGACGAGGATAAGAAGAAAGTGGATTTTGTGGGGGCCTTTAGAAATTTTGCGATCAATAACCCTTATGGCAATGTTTCAGACTGGATCTATCAGAATGATTTTGAAAAAAAGCAGCTTAACATTTCAAAAGGCGCAGCGCGACAGATCATCAAAACACTCTCTCTCAAATCCTTTGAGGGGGGATATAAAATCATGCTGATCTGGTCACCGGAATATATGCACGTCAACGCTGCCAATGCCCTCCTTAAAATTTTGGAGGAACCACCCGAGAAAACCATGTTTTTCTTGGTGACTTCACATCCCGAGCAACTGTTGACCACCATCCTGTCAAGGACCCAAAAAATCATGGTAAGGGCCTTTACCGATGAAGAGATCATGAGCCACTTGGTAAATGAGGGTTTTTGTTCTAGAGAAGTTGCTGCGCAGATTGCTCCTTTGGCCGATGGGAATCTAAGAGAAGCTTACAGGATGATTGACCAGGTGGAGGATGAGAATACCACCATGATCCGGGATTGGTTTAGGGCCTGTTATTCCTTGCAGGTGAATGACATCCTTTCATTTGTGGAGAAATTCAGCAGCAAGGACAAAGAAGCACAAAAATCCCTGCTTTTAAGCGGGATAAATGTAATTAGAGAAGTGATGCTGGACAAATCCCAACTTCCTGATTTGATGCGCAGTGTCGAAAAGGACAGGGATTTTATCCATAAGCTTGGCGTGCATGTCATGGACGAAGAGAAGCTTATGAGGGTTTATGAACTGCTGAACCAGGCCCATTACCATTTGGAGAGAAATGCCAACGCCAGGGTTTTGTTTACGGATTTAAGTTTTAAAATCACCCGGGCCATGAAACCACTTCAGACTGCTTGA
- a CDS encoding ATP-dependent zinc protease, whose product MKKVIGRRERISIPEWDLKNVVAKIDTGAYTSSIHCTYCEERNEEGKKVLYFKVLDPSHKKFKDKLLHTRNFTQKKVRNSFGQEEVRYKVTTKVLMFGEEFESEFTLTDRSKMKNPILLGRKMLSGRFLVDVQQVNLSKKSKK is encoded by the coding sequence ATGAAAAAAGTAATTGGCAGAAGAGAAAGGATTTCCATTCCGGAATGGGATTTGAAAAATGTGGTTGCCAAAATTGATACAGGCGCTTATACCTCCTCTATCCATTGTACTTATTGTGAAGAAAGAAATGAAGAAGGAAAAAAGGTACTTTACTTCAAGGTCCTTGATCCTTCCCACAAAAAATTCAAAGATAAACTGTTGCATACCCGGAATTTTACCCAAAAAAAGGTAAGGAATTCCTTTGGCCAGGAAGAAGTCCGCTACAAAGTGACTACGAAAGTCCTTATGTTTGGGGAAGAATTTGAATCAGAATTTACACTCACGGACAGGTCGAAAATGAAAAACCCGATTTTATTGGGCAGGAAAATGTTGAGTGGGAGGTTTTTAGTGGATGTTCAGCAAGTTAATTTGTCAAAAAAATCAAAGAAATGA
- the rimK gene encoding 30S ribosomal protein S6--L-glutamate ligase produces MRIAVLSRNPHLYSTRRLVEAIKDAGHEALVVDHSICDLIIEQEGPSIIYKGEKLSKVDAIIPRIGASVTFYGTAVVRQFELMGVFSAVESQAIVRSRDKLRSLQILSKAGLGMPKTAFTNFSKGGEKALIERVGGAPLIIKLLEGTQGLGVVLAETKKAGQSVIEAFHGLKARIIVQEFIKEAKGADIRAFVVNGKVVGAMKRQGAEGEFRSNLHRGGKATVIKLSKAEKAAALGAAKALGLDIAGVDLLQSDRGPLILEVNSSPGLEGIEKATGVNIAGEIVKFIEESVEKKIRKKKSKNEESNPDRH; encoded by the coding sequence ATGAGAATCGCGGTTCTATCCCGGAATCCCCATCTATATTCTACCAGGAGGCTGGTTGAAGCCATCAAAGATGCAGGTCACGAAGCGCTTGTAGTGGATCATTCCATCTGTGACCTGATCATTGAGCAGGAAGGTCCATCGATAATTTACAAAGGAGAGAAGTTATCTAAGGTAGACGCTATTATACCTAGGATTGGTGCATCTGTAACTTTTTATGGTACGGCCGTTGTCCGTCAATTTGAGTTGATGGGCGTTTTTTCCGCTGTGGAGTCCCAGGCAATTGTCAGGAGCCGGGACAAACTCAGAAGTCTTCAGATTTTATCCAAAGCCGGTTTGGGTATGCCCAAGACCGCTTTTACAAATTTTTCCAAAGGCGGGGAGAAAGCCCTTATCGAAAGGGTGGGAGGAGCTCCTCTGATAATCAAATTACTGGAAGGTACACAAGGTTTGGGGGTTGTCTTGGCTGAGACCAAAAAGGCCGGTCAGTCGGTGATTGAGGCATTTCATGGACTCAAGGCAAGGATCATTGTTCAGGAATTTATAAAGGAGGCCAAGGGGGCAGATATCAGGGCTTTTGTTGTCAACGGGAAAGTGGTAGGGGCTATGAAAAGACAGGGCGCTGAAGGGGAGTTCAGATCCAACCTGCACCGTGGAGGTAAAGCCACTGTGATCAAGTTGTCTAAAGCTGAAAAAGCAGCCGCTCTTGGGGCAGCCAAGGCATTGGGATTAGATATTGCGGGAGTGGATTTGTTGCAATCCGATAGAGGACCTTTGATTTTGGAAGTGAACAGTAGTCCGGGATTAGAAGGAATAGAAAAAGCTACCGGAGTCAATATTGCAGGGGAGATAGTGAAATTTATAGAGGAATCGGTCGAAAAGAAGATCAGAAAAAAGAAAAGCAAAAATGAAGAGAGCAATCCGGATAGGCACTAG
- the hemC gene encoding hydroxymethylbilane synthase, protein MKRAIRIGTRGSKLALWQAYYVADLLKAKGLDAEIVIIETKGDKILDVSIAKIGSKGVFTEELEEQLASGGIDIAVHSAKDMQSRLPDGFEIIAFTEREKVNDILLSHNKDIDYRDASKPLLLGTSSTRRVATLKHFYPHIQTVEVRGNLQTRIAKMESGICDALLLAYAGAHRMGYDDMIRYELSLEEFTPAVGQGSVAIESAVGLDPAIKSKIVEACHHVETGYRLIAERSYLRVLEGGCSIPVFALANLEQGQLKLNGGIVSLDGHQRIVHRVVGKPEEAEKLGEQLAGLVMDSGGEKILKEIKSALKK, encoded by the coding sequence ATGAAGAGAGCAATCCGGATAGGCACTAGAGGCAGCAAACTGGCCCTCTGGCAAGCCTATTATGTAGCTGATTTGCTGAAAGCCAAAGGTTTGGATGCAGAGATAGTGATCATAGAAACCAAGGGAGATAAGATACTGGACGTATCCATTGCAAAAATAGGAAGCAAAGGGGTATTTACTGAGGAGTTGGAAGAACAGTTGGCTTCCGGAGGAATCGATATCGCTGTTCATAGTGCCAAAGACATGCAGTCCAGGTTGCCGGATGGTTTTGAAATCATTGCGTTTACAGAGCGTGAAAAGGTAAATGACATTCTATTAAGCCATAATAAGGATATTGATTACCGAGATGCATCAAAACCATTGCTGCTGGGGACATCCTCTACAAGGAGGGTGGCTACTTTGAAGCACTTTTATCCTCACATTCAAACCGTTGAAGTCAGGGGAAATCTTCAGACCAGGATAGCCAAAATGGAGTCAGGGATTTGTGATGCTTTATTGCTTGCTTATGCCGGAGCCCACAGGATGGGTTATGATGATATGATCAGGTATGAACTTTCTTTGGAGGAGTTTACCCCAGCTGTGGGTCAGGGATCTGTAGCCATAGAGTCTGCGGTAGGTTTGGACCCGGCAATAAAGAGTAAAATTGTGGAGGCCTGTCATCATGTTGAAACTGGTTACAGGCTGATCGCGGAAAGAAGTTATTTACGAGTTTTAGAAGGGGGCTGTAGCATTCCTGTTTTTGCCCTTGCAAATTTGGAGCAGGGTCAACTTAAACTAAATGGCGGGATTGTTTCTCTGGATGGTCATCAGCGGATTGTACATAGAGTTGTTGGAAAGCCTGAGGAAGCTGAAAAATTAGGTGAGCAATTGGCAGGTCTTGTAATGGATTCCGGCGGAGAAAAAATATTAAAGGAAATCAAATCGGCATTAAAAAAATGA
- a CDS encoding peptidylprolyl isomerase, whose translation MKLTVFASFALLLTIFSSCKSEKDYLVKIHTRHGDMYAILFDETPRHKENFIELAKAGRFDSTDFHRVIQNFMIQGGDVFGKEGLPQDAWPTIPAEIKPGLIHSKGMIAAARMGNNVNPERRSSGSQFYIVQGKVYTRDELVTDMRLLGETFFKYIQLASNSELKEKYAQLYEEEQYETLNEMMLAEKSNMEKFYSISLEKPMTKEQIEAYTTFGGTPHLDGEYTVFGKVVKGLDVMEKIAAEPTGQRDIPVNKVYMKVSVELLPKSKIEKDFGYSYSK comes from the coding sequence ATGAAACTTACCGTTTTTGCATCATTTGCACTGTTACTCACTATATTTTCATCCTGTAAATCAGAAAAGGATTATTTGGTGAAAATTCATACCAGACATGGGGATATGTATGCTATTTTATTTGATGAGACTCCAAGACACAAGGAAAATTTTATTGAACTCGCCAAAGCTGGCAGGTTTGATTCCACGGACTTTCATCGGGTCATTCAAAATTTCATGATCCAGGGAGGAGATGTATTTGGTAAAGAAGGCCTGCCCCAGGATGCCTGGCCAACAATTCCCGCAGAGATTAAACCTGGATTAATCCATTCCAAGGGAATGATAGCTGCAGCCCGGATGGGCAACAATGTCAATCCCGAAAGGAGATCCAGCGGATCCCAGTTTTATATCGTTCAGGGGAAAGTATATACCAGGGATGAATTGGTCACTGATATGAGGCTGTTGGGAGAAACTTTTTTTAAATACATTCAGCTGGCCAGTAATTCCGAATTAAAGGAAAAATATGCCCAACTTTATGAAGAAGAGCAGTATGAAACCCTAAATGAAATGATGTTGGCAGAGAAGTCCAATATGGAGAAATTCTATAGCATCAGCTTGGAAAAGCCCATGACCAAGGAACAGATTGAAGCTTATACTACTTTTGGAGGAACGCCTCATTTAGATGGAGAATATACCGTATTTGGAAAAGTCGTCAAGGGTCTGGATGTCATGGAAAAAATTGCTGCTGAGCCTACCGGTCAGAGGGATATTCCTGTGAATAAGGTTTACATGAAGGTTAGTGTTGAACTTCTGCCCAAATCCAAAATTGAAAAGGATTTTGGTTATAGTTATAGTAAGTAA
- a CDS encoding SDR family oxidoreductase — protein sequence MKKVLISGANGLLGQKLVQKLKDNPNYQVYASGKGKSRLPEDWEKGYQWIELDVTDAEQVMEVFEKVRPDFLIHTAAMTNVDDCETNKTACDLCNIEAVRYLIHACESTGTHFIHLSTDFIFSGEDGPYDEDGVPDPVNYYGMTKLKSEQLLQASQIKWAIARTVLVYGLAADMSRSNIILWVKKSLEEGKTIQVVNDQWRTPTLAEDLAEGCILIMEKGATGIFNISGKDFLTPYDMAMMTAEYFGLDKSLIKEVDSSIFKQPARRPLKTGFIIEKAQSQLGYSPKSFMDGIGILSKQIKLADL from the coding sequence ATGAAGAAAGTGTTGATATCGGGAGCTAACGGGCTTCTTGGGCAGAAATTGGTTCAAAAATTAAAAGACAATCCGAATTATCAGGTTTACGCTTCAGGTAAAGGAAAATCCAGGCTTCCTGAGGATTGGGAAAAAGGCTATCAATGGATAGAACTCGATGTTACAGATGCTGAACAGGTGATGGAGGTATTTGAAAAGGTGAGGCCGGATTTTTTGATCCATACAGCCGCCATGACTAATGTAGATGATTGTGAGACAAATAAAACAGCATGTGACCTTTGCAATATTGAGGCGGTCAGATATTTGATACATGCATGTGAATCCACAGGTACCCATTTTATTCATTTGTCAACAGATTTTATTTTCAGTGGAGAGGATGGGCCATATGATGAAGATGGAGTTCCGGATCCAGTAAATTACTATGGGATGACCAAGTTGAAATCCGAACAATTGCTTCAGGCATCTCAGATCAAATGGGCAATAGCAAGGACCGTTTTGGTATACGGTTTGGCAGCAGATATGAGCCGCTCCAATATCATCCTCTGGGTAAAAAAGTCTCTAGAAGAGGGAAAAACCATTCAAGTAGTAAATGATCAGTGGAGGACGCCTACTTTGGCAGAAGATCTGGCAGAAGGATGCATTCTGATTATGGAAAAGGGAGCTACCGGTATTTTCAATATTTCAGGAAAGGATTTCCTCACCCCCTATGATATGGCCATGATGACGGCGGAATATTTTGGTCTGGATAAATCCCTCATCAAGGAAGTGGATTCAAGTATTTTTAAGCAGCCCGCAAGGCGTCCTTTAAAAACCGGTTTTATCATTGAAAAAGCCCAGTCTCAGTTGGGATATTCCCCCAAAAGTTTTATGGACGGAATTGGTATTTTATCAAAACAAATTAAATTAGCCGATCTTTAA
- a CDS encoding sodium-dependent transporter, with amino-acid sequence MAMSSDTQGRGQWGSSLGFIMAAAGSAVGLGNIWRFPYLTGENGGGAFVFVYAICVLLIGLPLLLNEIALGRISGKNPIGAIKVTGGNKFWQIAGILCILVCFCVLSYYSVIAGWTIGYIFTELINIPINFSEFQDTPMYVIPLCFIFILMTIGIVLGGVSGGIEKAAKFLMPILFIIIIFIAGRAVTLEGAGAGIEYYLKPDFSKISTKVALQALGQAFFSMSVGWGLMITFGSYLPKSSNIVKSSGWIAGMDTVVALLGGLMVFPALFALLPGKDPAGGPALVFEVLPAVFDAMPGGNFIGAMFFLLLLVAALTSSISMLEVPVAYFIDERKWSRKKAAWTIGIAAMALSVPSALSSIEGNYFSDLTITFLGNTQVGFFSIMDFTFGTFAVVLICLMLSLYTGWAKKISDYADELAQGAPGFKGFFRTAWVFFIKWVCPIVIALVLLDLLGVFGTPQEGG; translated from the coding sequence ATGGCGATGAGTTCTGATACCCAGGGCAGGGGGCAATGGGGTTCCAGTTTGGGTTTTATTATGGCGGCTGCCGGTTCTGCGGTAGGTTTGGGAAATATATGGAGATTTCCTTACCTCACAGGTGAAAACGGTGGTGGCGCATTCGTATTTGTTTATGCCATTTGTGTACTGCTGATAGGTCTCCCACTTTTACTGAATGAGATTGCCCTTGGTAGAATTTCGGGTAAAAACCCAATAGGTGCCATTAAAGTTACCGGTGGCAACAAGTTCTGGCAGATAGCCGGGATTCTCTGTATTTTGGTTTGTTTCTGTGTATTGTCTTATTACTCAGTAATTGCAGGTTGGACCATAGGGTACATCTTTACAGAATTGATCAATATTCCGATCAATTTCAGCGAATTTCAAGATACTCCCATGTATGTGATTCCGCTTTGTTTTATCTTTATTCTAATGACTATCGGTATTGTGTTGGGTGGGGTTTCCGGAGGAATTGAAAAGGCTGCTAAGTTTTTGATGCCGATACTTTTCATCATTATCATTTTCATTGCAGGTCGAGCAGTGACACTGGAGGGTGCAGGCGCTGGAATAGAGTATTATTTGAAACCTGATTTTTCTAAAATCAGCACAAAGGTTGCATTGCAGGCCCTCGGGCAAGCTTTCTTCTCCATGTCTGTTGGATGGGGCTTGATGATTACCTTTGGATCTTATTTGCCTAAGAGCAGTAACATTGTCAAATCTTCAGGTTGGATTGCAGGGATGGATACGGTTGTAGCGCTTTTAGGTGGTTTGATGGTATTTCCTGCTTTGTTTGCCTTGTTGCCCGGAAAAGATCCGGCAGGAGGACCTGCGCTGGTATTTGAGGTTCTTCCAGCTGTATTTGATGCCATGCCTGGAGGAAACTTCATTGGAGCTATGTTCTTCTTGTTGCTTTTAGTGGCAGCGCTTACCTCCAGCATTTCTATGTTGGAAGTTCCTGTAGCTTATTTTATAGATGAAAGAAAATGGAGTAGGAAAAAAGCTGCATGGACCATTGGAATCGCCGCCATGGCGCTTTCTGTTCCTTCTGCACTTTCTTCCATTGAGGGCAATTATTTTAGTGACCTGACCATCACATTCCTTGGTAATACCCAAGTGGGATTTTTCAGTATTATGGATTTCACCTTTGGGACATTTGCAGTAGTATTGATTTGCTTGATGCTGAGTTTATATACGGGTTGGGCAAAGAAAATCTCTGATTATGCCGATGAATTGGCACAAGGGGCTCCGGGTTTCAAAGGTTTCTTTAGAACAGCCTGGGTTTTCTTTATCAAGTGGGTATGTCCAATAGTGATAGCTTTGGTGCTTTTGGATTTACTTGGGGTATTTGGAACCCCACAGGAAGGCGGTTGA
- a CDS encoding response regulator, whose amino-acid sequence MKVLVVDDDAINRLILKKIFERENDTVFTASDGEEALEILIQEPDFNVVITDIMMPKMDGIQLLAEIKLNDAISSIPIIGFTAGDIEYFKRTSVISFDRLLPKPMDFHELYGIAKAFGMGSSAIN is encoded by the coding sequence ATGAAAGTCCTTGTGGTAGATGACGATGCCATTAACAGGCTTATTCTGAAAAAAATATTTGAAAGGGAGAATGATACTGTGTTCACGGCAAGTGACGGAGAGGAGGCCTTGGAGATTCTCATCCAAGAACCTGACTTCAATGTTGTCATTACAGATATCATGATGCCCAAAATGGACGGCATTCAACTTTTGGCTGAAATTAAATTAAACGATGCCATTAGTAGTATTCCCATCATAGGATTTACAGCAGGTGATATAGAGTATTTTAAGAGGACGAGTGTCATTTCTTTTGATAGGCTTTTACCCAAACCCATGGATTTTCATGAGCTTTACGGAATCGCCAAAGCCTTTGGAATGGGTAGCAGTGCAATAAATTAA